A region of Mesorhizobium sp. AR02 DNA encodes the following proteins:
- a CDS encoding nucleotidyl transferase AbiEii/AbiGii toxin family protein produces the protein MISDKEIETVGETYGLTPTDVEKDYVHGWLLDAIYSRPALAQALVLKGGNGLRKAYLPDTRFSKDLDFSTTGTIPLALLEKELRAAISVVEANTGVRFLDKVVVEDKNIFEVQAVEARLYFRGFYNDEKIDLKAQLDITQFDRILLPVQSRRILHPYSDAPQLTQTMKCQKAEEILASKLTTLLHRCKATDLFDLAFGVLRGGFGVSRSEVITTFLKKSIFENSPHEARSNLLNSPLVGLSDFWKTLPVPRISMFGFDVVLAEFPGLINSLFDAIAGPALAGAGAGHRGFVLPPRLSVRTPHAALGHFGSNVRETILQAGRAMELVEIAYDGFTRLVEPYRLAYKARKDGTGHEYFWGFDTSGGRSREVSMKSFFANKITHARVSGQRFSPRYPVEF, from the coding sequence ATGATCTCAGACAAGGAAATCGAGACAGTCGGCGAGACTTACGGCCTGACGCCGACTGATGTCGAAAAGGATTACGTCCATGGCTGGCTGTTGGACGCGATCTACAGTCGACCCGCATTAGCTCAAGCTCTCGTTCTCAAGGGCGGTAATGGCCTGCGCAAGGCTTATCTACCAGACACTCGTTTTTCGAAGGACTTAGATTTCTCGACCACGGGCACGATACCACTGGCACTTCTCGAGAAGGAGTTGCGCGCGGCGATCAGCGTCGTCGAAGCGAATACGGGCGTCCGCTTCCTCGACAAGGTAGTGGTCGAGGACAAGAACATCTTCGAGGTCCAGGCGGTCGAAGCGCGCCTGTATTTCAGGGGCTTCTACAACGACGAAAAGATCGACCTGAAGGCGCAGCTCGACATCACCCAATTTGACCGCATTCTTCTTCCCGTCCAGTCCCGGCGAATCCTTCACCCCTATTCCGATGCGCCGCAGCTGACGCAGACCATGAAGTGCCAGAAAGCCGAAGAGATCCTGGCGTCGAAGCTGACGACCCTGCTGCACCGCTGCAAGGCGACCGATCTCTTCGACCTCGCCTTCGGCGTTTTGCGCGGCGGCTTTGGCGTGTCACGGAGCGAGGTCATCACAACCTTCCTCAAGAAATCGATCTTCGAGAACTCTCCCCATGAGGCGCGCTCGAATTTGCTGAATAGCCCGCTTGTCGGTCTGAGCGATTTCTGGAAGACCCTACCCGTTCCGCGTATCAGTATGTTCGGCTTCGATGTCGTGCTTGCCGAGTTCCCCGGTCTCATCAATTCGCTATTCGACGCTATTGCCGGCCCTGCCTTGGCTGGAGCGGGCGCAGGACACAGGGGCTTTGTGCTACCGCCTCGACTGTCCGTCCGGACACCCCATGCAGCACTTGGCCATTTCGGTTCGAACGTTCGCGAGACGATCCTGCAGGCGGGCCGCGCGATGGAATTGGTCGAAATTGCCTATGACGGCTTTACGCGGCTAGTTGAGCCCTACCGCCTTGCCTACAAGGCCAGGAAGGATGGTACGGGCCACGAGTATTTCTGGGGTTTCGACACTTCCGGTGGACGGAGCCGGGAAGTCTCGATGAAATCGTTCTTCGCGAACAAGATCACGCACGCTCGCGTCAGCGGCCAACGCTTCAGTCCGCGCTACCCAGTGGAATTCTAA
- a CDS encoding very short patch repair endonuclease, giving the protein MDILTRGQRSSVMSRIKGRDTGPEMLVRRAAHALGLRFRLHAAKLPGRPDLVFASRKIALFVHGCFWHRHENCRLAYSPKSNKEFWARKFSRNVERDGEVTAALRSAGWRTAVIWECETRQQDLADRIGRLIIGTPQ; this is encoded by the coding sequence ATGGACATTTTGACAAGAGGGCAACGCTCCTCAGTCATGTCCCGCATCAAGGGGCGAGACACCGGGCCGGAGATGCTGGTCAGGCGGGCGGCGCATGCGCTCGGTCTCAGATTCCGGCTGCACGCTGCGAAGCTTCCCGGACGTCCCGACCTTGTCTTTGCCTCCAGGAAGATTGCCCTGTTCGTGCATGGATGCTTCTGGCACCGCCACGAGAACTGTCGTCTGGCCTACTCTCCGAAGTCGAACAAGGAATTCTGGGCCAGGAAGTTCAGCCGTAATGTCGAGCGTGATGGTGAAGTGACCGCTGCGCTCCGCAGTGCAGGCTGGAGGACCGCAGTCATCTGGGAATGCGAAACGAGACAACAGGACCTTGCCGATCGTATTGGCAGGCTCATCATAGGGACGCCGCAATGA
- a CDS encoding DNA cytosine methyltransferase: MMRATRLAKLNRMADGSSPRVLELCSGCGGMSLGLQAAGFSLLAHVENDPVAAASYAINFSPPVGVEKDRWAAPRDMIECSASDLAEDLGLAEVSGEFDVLAAGLPCQAFARIGRSKLRSVTGDEDAFRNDPRARLYRRFLEYVEAVQPVVIIIENVPDILNFGGHNIPEEICQTLDELGYHTSYTLLNAAFYGVPQMRERLFLIAYDRSIGQRPTFPDPTHAAELPSGYEGARTVALKYIPAENSHFHPIPIPAADLPGAVATKAALSDLPYISEHYRDPGEMRRRKLTDKLPYRSFSGLSAYAKRMRAWKGFETGGETDGHLVRLTPRDFAIFRRMRAGADYPRALQIAETIFAERLAQESPRPRKGSKRWIELRNSCVPPYDPDKFPNKWWKLEPTFPSRTLTAHLGKDSYSHIHWDSRQQRVISVREAARLQSFPDGFRFAGAMNAGFRQIGNAVPPLLALSIGCHMLSQLGSALGRLTDDIEGAEAA, translated from the coding sequence ATGATGAGGGCCACTCGACTGGCAAAGCTCAATCGCATGGCGGACGGCAGTTCGCCGCGCGTTCTAGAGCTCTGTTCGGGCTGCGGTGGCATGTCTCTGGGTCTTCAGGCAGCGGGCTTCAGTCTTTTGGCTCATGTTGAGAATGATCCGGTCGCGGCCGCGAGCTACGCGATCAATTTTTCGCCGCCGGTAGGCGTGGAAAAGGATCGATGGGCGGCCCCGCGCGACATGATCGAATGCAGCGCGTCCGATCTGGCCGAAGATCTCGGTCTAGCGGAGGTGTCGGGAGAATTCGACGTCCTCGCGGCGGGTCTGCCGTGCCAAGCATTCGCCCGGATCGGCCGGTCCAAGCTTCGCTCGGTAACGGGGGACGAGGATGCCTTTAGAAATGATCCCCGTGCAAGACTTTACCGACGGTTTCTTGAATATGTCGAAGCCGTTCAGCCTGTCGTTATCATCATAGAGAACGTGCCGGATATTCTGAACTTTGGGGGCCATAACATCCCGGAAGAAATCTGCCAGACACTTGACGAGCTCGGATATCACACGAGCTATACGCTTCTGAATGCGGCTTTCTACGGCGTCCCTCAGATGCGGGAACGGCTTTTTCTCATAGCCTACGACCGTTCGATTGGACAACGCCCGACTTTTCCGGACCCGACACACGCCGCCGAACTCCCGTCAGGATATGAGGGCGCTCGCACGGTTGCGCTGAAGTACATCCCTGCGGAGAACTCGCACTTCCATCCGATTCCAATTCCGGCCGCGGACCTCCCCGGCGCGGTCGCGACAAAGGCGGCCCTGTCGGACCTGCCATATATCTCAGAGCACTACCGCGATCCCGGCGAGATGCGTCGGCGCAAGCTCACGGACAAGCTTCCTTACCGTTCCTTCTCAGGTCTTTCCGCGTACGCGAAGCGCATGCGGGCGTGGAAGGGCTTCGAAACAGGCGGGGAAACGGACGGCCATCTTGTCCGGCTCACGCCTCGTGACTTCGCAATATTCCGTCGCATGCGCGCCGGAGCCGACTATCCGCGCGCGCTGCAGATTGCGGAAACGATCTTCGCGGAGCGGCTCGCGCAAGAGAGCCCTCGACCGCGGAAGGGCAGCAAGCGGTGGATCGAACTTCGCAATAGCTGCGTGCCGCCGTATGATCCGGACAAGTTTCCGAACAAGTGGTGGAAGCTCGAGCCGACATTTCCGTCGCGCACCCTGACGGCGCACCTGGGCAAGGACAGCTATTCTCATATTCACTGGGACAGCCGGCAGCAGCGGGTGATCTCGGTCCGCGAAGCAGCTAGGCTGCAGTCCTTTCCGGATGGCTTCCGGTTTGCAGGGGCGATGAATGCAGGTTTCCGACAGATCGGGAACGCAGTTCCGCCTTTACTCGCGCTTTCGATCGGCTGCCATATGCTCTCGCAGCTGGGATCAGCGCTGGGGCGGCTTACGGACGATATCGAGGGGGCTGAGGCAGCCTGA
- a CDS encoding ATP-binding protein, whose product MEIAPHAGALLKSLRGFGYSPETALADLVDNSISAGADLIELSIDWNEGDPRIGVRDDGPGMSFDALCEGMRFGGDEDVERGPNDLGRFGLGMKTASLSQCQRQTVVSCYAGSISSMSWDVEEVRRTKSWCAEVGRLPEPFEHVTMPGDGEGTLVALERMDEMGGLFGLDKEGFFAKIRDVRDHFAMVFHRFLDGDARRIAITINGRPVAAWDPMLRTHPATRQLGAGRVGSGAQAVHVAPYVLPHRDRFVNEAEFTAAGGPGGWAERQGFYIYRAKRLVVSGSWLGLGGHREWTKDESSRLARIAVDLPQSVDAAWRIDVRKARARPPAALRARLAAIGGQCREKAREVFAWRGGQVRTPPGKTPSAPVWNEEHRSGKRRYTVNRDHPVIAELLDASPKTKKLARAAISLIERSVPVERIWLDISENVESTELPEAVDGQLIEDLATAVSSSRSGGNVEDVLDALLRSMRIDSPALRKAVVDKLDGEK is encoded by the coding sequence ATGGAGATTGCGCCGCATGCCGGCGCTCTGCTGAAGTCGCTGCGGGGATTTGGGTATTCGCCTGAAACCGCGCTGGCGGACCTTGTCGATAACAGCATCTCGGCCGGCGCGGATCTCATTGAGCTTAGCATCGACTGGAATGAAGGCGATCCGCGCATTGGCGTGCGCGACGACGGCCCAGGCATGTCCTTCGACGCTCTCTGTGAGGGCATGCGTTTCGGCGGAGACGAGGACGTCGAGCGCGGACCTAATGATCTTGGCCGTTTCGGTCTGGGCATGAAGACCGCGTCCCTTTCCCAGTGCCAGCGGCAGACCGTTGTCAGCTGTTACGCCGGCAGTATCAGCAGCATGTCCTGGGATGTTGAAGAGGTCCGTCGGACGAAGAGCTGGTGCGCCGAAGTCGGGAGACTTCCCGAGCCGTTCGAGCATGTCACGATGCCTGGAGATGGGGAAGGAACCCTGGTGGCGCTGGAGCGAATGGACGAGATGGGAGGATTGTTCGGTCTCGACAAGGAGGGCTTCTTCGCGAAGATCAGGGACGTCCGGGATCACTTCGCAATGGTATTCCACCGATTTCTGGACGGCGACGCACGCCGGATCGCAATCACAATCAACGGCAGACCCGTCGCGGCCTGGGACCCTATGCTTCGCACGCATCCGGCGACAAGGCAGCTCGGAGCCGGAAGAGTCGGCAGCGGGGCCCAGGCGGTCCACGTGGCACCGTATGTCCTCCCACATCGCGACCGGTTTGTGAACGAGGCGGAGTTCACGGCCGCCGGGGGGCCTGGAGGTTGGGCTGAACGTCAGGGATTCTACATCTATCGTGCGAAACGGCTGGTCGTCTCAGGCAGTTGGCTCGGCCTTGGCGGCCACCGCGAGTGGACCAAGGACGAAAGCAGTCGTCTCGCCCGGATAGCTGTCGACCTCCCGCAGAGCGTGGACGCCGCTTGGCGCATCGACGTACGCAAAGCGCGGGCACGCCCGCCGGCCGCGCTCCGCGCCCGGCTCGCAGCCATAGGCGGCCAGTGCCGCGAGAAGGCGCGCGAAGTCTTCGCGTGGCGCGGTGGTCAGGTGCGGACACCGCCAGGAAAGACACCATCAGCTCCTGTCTGGAACGAGGAACACAGGTCCGGAAAGCGCCGCTACACGGTCAACAGGGATCATCCTGTAATTGCCGAACTGCTTGATGCCAGCCCCAAGACGAAGAAGCTGGCGCGCGCGGCTATCAGCCTCATAGAGCGCTCCGTTCCGGTTGAGCGCATCTGGCTTGATATCTCGGAGAATGTAGAGTCGACAGAGTTGCCGGAAGCGGTTGACGGTCAGCTGATCGAAGATCTCGCGACTGCCGTCAGCTCGTCACGCTCAGGCGGCAACGTCGAGGACGTACTCGATGCGCTCCTGCGCAGCATGCGTATCGATTCTCCTGCGCTCCGCAAGGCGGTCGTCGATAAGCTGGACGGCGAAAAATGA
- a CDS encoding Z1 domain-containing protein: MSADAVLTLINMARQLLTSTDEQPEDRAAIRDALDSVSSIVSRRTGHSFSDDELERAVRMLETAYVVQQGHAVAVVGREVPVEWYVGDRRKPGPFMVRYLQKLQEYDWPVRSVDELRDSTARVVELLDDPRREGPWNWRGLVVGDVQSGKTAHYAGVINRSVDAGYRVIIVLAGMHNLLRLQTQMRLELDFLGYDTKPDQQDTGRMKAIGVGLIPPALTAGSLTLASPTGDFNVAFARQANFAPLDQPCLFVVKKNATILRNLNGWIGKLPEEFRRAPLLLIDDEADQASIDTKDQPTLGDGSFDEDYDPTKINGEIRKLLRSFKRSAYVAYTATPFANILIHDERSAEKYGADLFPSTFIFALTPPDDYFGPVAVFGTNDDVVNAGLPLIRHLDQAEEGWIPDVHDRFLRPRFRDANELPPSLKTAVRSFLLSCAIRAARGRPSAHCSMLIHVSRFVDVHDQVHDQVERYLDDVRARISGGDAETLTELETLWREDFEPTRAEISGTVFDRGIVPVDWPAIRAALSNSSDKIQVIVANGRSKSAIDYDRYKDTGLSVIAIGGDKLSRGLTLEGLTVSYFLRISKQYDSLLQMGRWFGYRRGFADVCRLFTTPDMEDWFRHVATASQELRAELVHMRLMLQTPKDYGLRVESHSVMNVTAPNKQRHAVERPTGFAGEGKIQTVMYATRSQLEHNAGVTDTFLESLDPPEAGTQRPGGGGHAAGLVWRNVPGERVAAYLGALELPPENREIEAHRLAAYVEGQLRQTPAELTNWTVFVPSGDGREVEIAGQRLQSTIRRPLTKRQVAGRYIVRSILNPPDEALDLTDSEHAEALEATNRSRQEVGMAAADRPSGPEIRRIRGRQPQKGMLILYPLDPDTVEAVDTAGPVIGLVVSFPESRTGSRKFYIENTVLQKERR, from the coding sequence ATGAGCGCCGACGCCGTCCTGACCCTAATCAACATGGCGAGGCAGCTGCTGACATCGACGGATGAGCAGCCCGAGGATCGCGCGGCCATCCGTGATGCACTCGACTCGGTCAGCTCGATCGTTTCCCGTCGCACCGGCCACAGTTTCTCCGACGACGAACTCGAGCGGGCGGTCCGTATGCTCGAAACCGCTTATGTCGTGCAGCAGGGTCATGCGGTCGCTGTCGTCGGCCGGGAGGTTCCCGTCGAATGGTATGTCGGTGACCGCCGCAAGCCTGGGCCGTTCATGGTCCGCTACCTGCAGAAGCTTCAGGAGTATGACTGGCCGGTCCGATCGGTGGATGAGCTGCGGGATAGTACAGCGAGGGTGGTGGAGCTGCTCGACGATCCTCGTCGCGAGGGCCCATGGAACTGGCGTGGTCTCGTCGTGGGCGACGTCCAGTCGGGAAAGACGGCACACTATGCGGGCGTCATCAATCGAAGCGTGGATGCCGGTTACCGGGTGATCATCGTTCTTGCGGGCATGCACAATCTGCTCAGGCTGCAGACCCAGATGCGACTTGAGCTTGATTTTCTGGGTTACGATACGAAACCTGATCAGCAGGACACGGGTCGCATGAAGGCGATCGGCGTCGGCCTCATTCCGCCGGCGCTTACCGCCGGCAGCCTGACGCTTGCGTCGCCGACGGGTGACTTTAATGTGGCGTTCGCACGCCAAGCGAACTTTGCCCCGCTGGATCAGCCATGTCTCTTCGTCGTGAAGAAGAACGCCACGATCCTGCGCAACCTCAACGGCTGGATCGGCAAGCTGCCCGAGGAATTCCGCAGAGCCCCACTTCTGCTGATCGATGACGAGGCAGACCAAGCTTCGATCGATACGAAGGATCAGCCAACGCTCGGCGACGGCAGCTTTGACGAGGACTATGATCCTACGAAGATTAATGGCGAGATCCGCAAGCTGCTGCGGTCGTTCAAGCGATCGGCGTATGTCGCCTACACCGCCACGCCGTTTGCCAACATTCTCATCCATGATGAGCGATCCGCTGAGAAATATGGAGCCGATCTCTTCCCGTCGACATTCATCTTCGCGCTGACACCGCCGGATGACTATTTCGGGCCCGTCGCCGTCTTCGGTACGAATGATGACGTCGTCAATGCCGGACTGCCGCTGATCAGGCACCTGGATCAGGCCGAGGAAGGCTGGATTCCCGACGTTCACGACCGCTTTCTGCGGCCCCGGTTCCGCGACGCCAACGAGCTGCCGCCGTCACTGAAGACGGCAGTCAGGTCGTTCCTCCTGTCCTGCGCCATCAGGGCGGCGCGTGGCCGTCCGTCCGCACACTGCTCCATGCTCATCCATGTCTCGCGGTTCGTCGACGTGCATGATCAGGTTCACGATCAGGTCGAGCGGTATCTCGATGACGTCCGCGCCCGCATTTCCGGGGGCGACGCCGAAACACTGACCGAGCTGGAGACGCTGTGGCGTGAGGATTTCGAACCGACCCGTGCCGAAATATCGGGAACCGTGTTCGATCGCGGGATCGTGCCGGTCGACTGGCCGGCCATCCGTGCAGCGCTTTCGAACTCCAGCGACAAGATCCAGGTGATCGTCGCAAACGGACGTTCGAAGTCCGCCATCGACTATGACCGGTACAAGGACACCGGACTGTCGGTAATCGCCATCGGCGGCGACAAGCTCTCCCGCGGTCTCACGCTGGAAGGGCTCACGGTCAGCTATTTTCTGCGAATATCGAAGCAGTATGACAGTCTGCTCCAGATGGGCCGTTGGTTTGGCTACCGGCGAGGCTTCGCCGATGTATGCAGGCTGTTTACGACCCCGGACATGGAAGACTGGTTCCGCCACGTCGCCACAGCCAGCCAGGAGCTGCGCGCCGAACTCGTCCACATGAGGCTCATGTTACAGACGCCGAAGGACTACGGCCTCCGCGTCGAATCCCACAGCGTCATGAACGTGACGGCACCGAACAAGCAGCGGCATGCCGTGGAGCGCCCGACCGGCTTTGCCGGGGAAGGCAAGATTCAGACCGTCATGTACGCCACCCGCTCCCAGCTCGAGCATAATGCAGGGGTCACGGATACCTTCCTGGAATCGCTCGATCCGCCGGAAGCCGGGACGCAGCGGCCAGGCGGAGGTGGTCATGCCGCAGGTCTTGTCTGGCGCAATGTGCCCGGTGAGCGGGTCGCGGCATATCTTGGCGCCCTCGAACTCCCTCCCGAGAACAGGGAGATCGAAGCGCATCGTCTCGCGGCCTACGTCGAAGGGCAGCTCCGGCAGACCCCTGCCGAACTCACGAACTGGACCGTCTTCGTGCCATCGGGTGACGGCCGCGAAGTCGAGATCGCCGGTCAGCGTCTGCAGAGCACCATCAGACGGCCGCTCACGAAGCGGCAGGTCGCGGGCCGATACATCGTCCGTTCGATCCTGAATCCGCCGGACGAGGCGCTCGACCTGACAGATTCTGAGCATGCGGAAGCGCTGGAAGCAACTAACCGGTCACGGCAGGAAGTGGGCATGGCGGCCGCAGACCGCCCATCCGGCCCGGAAATCCGGCGCATCCGCGGTCGTCAGCCACAGAAGGGAATGCTCATCCTCTATCCTCTCGATCCTGACACGGTCGAGGCGGTGGACACGGCGGGGCCGGTGATTGGGCTCGTCGTGAGCTTTCCCGAAAGTCGCACCGGCAGCCGGAAGTTCTATATCGAAAATACCGTCCTTCAGAAGGAACGGCGATGA
- a CDS encoding PD-(D/E)XK motif protein — protein MTASPTDLDALWSRLAASGAGQRRFVSLRVDGAGALDVHAAIRCVDRSPCLLFDLPNPASVGDVEFEVGGMRCARGATDDGQSIVLSLEDGARRDLFATLAADLIAHAADVPAKASLGSVMVRLDAWRLFLRSVAGGLGRNEIVGLIGELRVLRELVEADCNLLSTWQAPDDGIHDFENRGHALEVKATLGAGSRVIISRLDQLDDAGLEMLHLVHLRLYETPQGESIDDIAMAIADQLPDDQMRRLLENALLRRGLSPDDRRARTGLRTALQQTAAYRIFGSFPRIVRADVPSAIPEVSYAVELAGAAEAVLTWPDVRSSFTDRAS, from the coding sequence ATGACGGCGTCGCCGACCGACCTCGATGCACTGTGGTCGCGCCTGGCAGCGTCAGGCGCGGGCCAGCGCCGATTCGTCAGCCTGCGCGTTGATGGCGCGGGCGCGCTCGATGTCCACGCCGCCATCCGCTGCGTTGACCGCAGTCCCTGCCTCCTCTTCGATCTGCCCAACCCGGCCAGTGTCGGTGACGTGGAATTCGAGGTTGGAGGCATGCGCTGTGCCAGAGGCGCGACGGACGACGGTCAGAGCATTGTTCTTTCGCTCGAGGATGGCGCGAGACGCGATCTCTTCGCGACGCTGGCCGCCGACCTCATCGCCCATGCGGCCGACGTGCCGGCAAAGGCTTCGCTCGGGTCGGTCATGGTTCGCCTCGACGCCTGGCGCCTGTTTCTGCGCTCGGTTGCCGGGGGCCTGGGACGCAACGAGATCGTCGGCCTCATTGGCGAACTCAGGGTTCTCCGCGAACTCGTCGAGGCGGACTGCAACCTACTCTCCACGTGGCAGGCGCCGGATGACGGGATTCATGATTTTGAGAATCGTGGCCATGCCCTCGAGGTGAAGGCGACGCTCGGGGCCGGGTCGCGCGTAATTATCTCACGGCTCGACCAGCTCGACGATGCCGGGCTGGAGATGCTTCATCTCGTTCATCTGCGCCTCTACGAGACGCCTCAGGGAGAAAGCATCGATGATATAGCGATGGCCATCGCCGATCAGCTGCCGGACGACCAGATGCGGAGGCTGCTGGAAAATGCCCTGCTGCGACGCGGCCTGAGCCCGGATGATCGGCGCGCGAGAACAGGCTTGCGTACCGCCCTGCAGCAGACGGCGGCGTACCGCATCTTCGGATCATTCCCGCGCATCGTCCGTGCAGATGTACCCTCCGCGATACCCGAGGTATCCTACGCGGTGGAACTGGCCGGGGCAGCGGAGGCGGTCCTGACGTGGCCGGACGTCAGAAGCTCCTTCACCGATCGGGCTTCATGA
- a CDS encoding AIPR family protein, producing MMDDPLQLFAEAFAADVEEAVSSPDATTLFSGVMFTKTVLERLEEAERLEQAFDLYQEGHTGRAAYRIDGYAIDEERGALELYTTIHTGETPPGRIPMADIRAAYDKALRFARASMEGLADKLEPSNTDASDLARMIEREAERITLIRLVLLTDQLTGPTLPQDGEWAGRFIEHDAFDMMRLHRILGEGETRSDISVDLRQLTGSPLPCLPVKPDAGGYEAYLTVFPGDVLSRIYQRYGVRLLELNVRAFLGIQGRKSVNAELRRTISEQPSMFLAYNNGIVATVDEIEFETDKAGRSMISGLKGLQIVNGGQTTASLHRARFKDGIPLDGVEVPVKIIRVTSGDLGEMVSSVSRAANRQNTVQQADFSANDPFHQEVEALANNCWLESGRGRWFYERARGSYLAAEQKASYRAKDDQAFRSQTPRSRRLSKLDLARYLNTWTGLPYRVCLGGQKNFQYFMQRQKDQPPPPPDEAWFRRLIAIALLYRAAERIIRQMVFPAFRAQIVAYLVAGLSYRTGGRLDFEGIWRRQSITAELEELIRAWAPGIDEALRTTAGQRNPGEWFKREECWTAVREQLPSLYDPLPPELASMAMTSAPGEAGAKAAGQSVLSVEDLERIRRCMEIDSATWLQAAEVGQRTKVIHWKTAGILRTLAGYAAGRWEKQPSVRQAKPALEALQTVRTSGILNQGSGDD from the coding sequence ATGATGGACGATCCGCTGCAGCTATTTGCCGAAGCATTTGCGGCCGATGTCGAGGAAGCTGTCTCCAGCCCTGATGCAACCACGCTGTTCTCCGGCGTCATGTTCACGAAGACGGTCCTTGAACGGCTGGAGGAGGCCGAGCGGCTCGAGCAGGCATTCGATCTCTACCAGGAAGGTCATACCGGACGCGCGGCCTATCGGATTGACGGCTACGCGATCGATGAGGAACGCGGCGCCCTTGAGCTGTACACGACCATCCATACGGGAGAAACTCCGCCCGGACGGATCCCGATGGCGGACATTCGCGCGGCCTATGACAAGGCGCTCCGCTTTGCCCGTGCCTCGATGGAGGGTCTCGCCGACAAGCTGGAACCTTCGAACACCGATGCAAGTGATCTCGCGCGCATGATCGAGCGCGAGGCTGAAAGGATTACGCTAATCCGGCTGGTCCTGCTGACAGATCAGCTGACAGGCCCGACGCTGCCACAGGACGGCGAGTGGGCGGGACGGTTCATCGAGCACGATGCCTTCGACATGATGCGGCTTCATCGCATTTTGGGTGAAGGGGAAACGCGGTCCGATATTTCGGTCGATCTGCGACAGCTAACTGGAAGCCCGCTGCCGTGCCTCCCTGTGAAGCCCGACGCCGGCGGCTATGAGGCCTATCTGACGGTCTTCCCAGGTGACGTCCTTTCGCGGATCTATCAGCGCTATGGCGTGCGTCTGCTTGAGTTAAACGTCCGCGCCTTCCTCGGGATACAGGGACGGAAGAGCGTCAACGCTGAACTCCGGCGTACGATCTCTGAACAGCCGTCCATGTTTCTGGCCTATAACAATGGAATCGTGGCCACGGTTGATGAGATCGAGTTCGAGACCGACAAAGCGGGCAGGTCGATGATCAGCGGTCTCAAGGGGCTGCAGATCGTCAACGGCGGGCAGACGACCGCATCGCTTCACCGGGCGCGCTTCAAGGATGGGATTCCGCTGGATGGCGTCGAGGTGCCCGTAAAGATCATCCGTGTGACGAGCGGGGACCTCGGCGAGATGGTAAGCTCCGTCTCACGGGCTGCGAACCGCCAAAACACCGTGCAGCAGGCAGATTTTTCGGCCAACGATCCCTTCCATCAGGAGGTCGAGGCGCTCGCGAACAATTGCTGGCTCGAAAGCGGGCGCGGCAGGTGGTTCTACGAGCGAGCTCGCGGATCTTACCTCGCCGCAGAGCAGAAGGCATCGTACCGCGCAAAGGACGATCAGGCGTTCAGATCGCAGACCCCTCGATCTAGGAGACTGAGCAAGCTCGACCTCGCGCGCTACCTGAACACCTGGACGGGCCTGCCATACCGTGTGTGTCTGGGTGGCCAGAAGAACTTTCAGTATTTCATGCAGCGTCAGAAGGATCAGCCGCCGCCGCCTCCTGACGAGGCGTGGTTCCGGCGCCTCATTGCCATCGCTCTTCTCTACCGTGCCGCCGAGCGGATCATCCGCCAGATGGTGTTTCCAGCGTTCCGGGCCCAGATCGTCGCCTATCTTGTCGCCGGACTCTCCTATCGGACGGGTGGGCGCCTCGATTTCGAGGGCATCTGGCGGCGTCAGTCGATCACGGCGGAACTGGAAGAACTGATCCGGGCATGGGCGCCGGGCATCGATGAAGCGCTTCGAACGACCGCCGGTCAGCGCAATCCCGGCGAGTGGTTCAAGCGCGAAGAATGCTGGACCGCCGTCCGCGAGCAGCTCCCGTCGCTGTACGACCCCCTTCCGCCCGAACTGGCAAGCATGGCCATGACTTCAGCCCCAGGCGAAGCTGGCGCAAAGGCTGCCGGGCAATCCGTGCTGTCGGTCGAGGACCTTGAGCGGATCCGACGGTGCATGGAGATCGACAGCGCGACCTGGCTGCAGGCTGCGGAAGTGGGGCAGCGTACCAAGGTCATTCACTGGAAGACCGCAGGCATACTTCGCACGCTGGCGGGCTATGCGGCCGGCCGCTGGGAGAAGCAGCCGTCAGTAAGGCAGGCGAAACCTGCGCTCGAAGCCCTCCAGACCGTTCGAACCTCAGGCATACTCAATCAGGGGAGCGGTGATGACTGA